A DNA window from Musa acuminata AAA Group cultivar baxijiao unplaced genomic scaffold, Cavendish_Baxijiao_AAA HiC_scaffold_586, whole genome shotgun sequence contains the following coding sequences:
- the LOC135661989 gene encoding photosystem I P700 chlorophyll a apoprotein A1: MIIRSPEPEVKIVVDRDPIKTSFEEWARPGHFSRTIAKGPDTTTWIWNLHADAHDFDSHTSDLEEISRKVFSAHFGQLSIIFLWLSGMYFHGARFSNYEAWLSDPTHIAPSAQVVWPIVGQEILNGDVGGGFRGIQITSGFFQIWRASGITSELQLYCTAIGALVFASLMLFAGWFHYHKAAPKLAWFQDVESMLNHHLAGLLGLGSLSWAGHQIHVSLPINQFLDAGVDPKEIPLPHEFILNRDLLAQLYPSFAEGATPFFTLNWSKYAEFLTFRGGLDPITGGLWLTDIAHHHLAIAILFLIAGHMYRTNWGIGHSIKDILEAHKGPFTGQGHKGLYEILTTSWHAQLSLNLAMLGSLTIIVAHHMYSMPPYPYLAIDYGTQLSLFTHHMWIGGFLIVGAAAHAAIFMVRDYDPTTRYNDLLDRVLRHRDAIISHLNWACIFLGFHSFGLYIHNDTMSALGRPQDMFSDTAIQLQPIFAQWVQNTHALAPGITAPGATASTSLTWGGGELVAVGGKVALLPIPLGTADFLVHHIHAFTIHVTVLILLKGVLFARSSRLIPDKANLGFRFPCDGPGRGGTCQVSAWDHVFLGLFWMYNAISVVIFHFSWKMQSDVWGTISDQGVVTHITGGNFAQSSITINGWLRDFLWAQASQVIQSYGSSLSAYGLFFLGAHFVWAFSLMFLFSGRGYWQELIESIVWAHNKLKVAPATQPRALSIVQGRAVGVTHYLLGGIATTWAFFLARIIAVG; this comes from the coding sequence atgattattcgttcgccggaaccagaagtgaaaattgttgtagatagggatcccataaaaacgtctttcgaggaatgggccagacccggccatttctcaagaacaatagctaagggccctgatactaccacttggatctggaacctacatgctgatgctcacgatttcgatagtcataccagtgatttggaggagatctctcgaaaagtatttagtgctcattttggtcaactctccattatctttctttggctgagtggcatgtacttccatggcgctcgtttttccaattatgaagcatggctaagtgatcctactcacattgcacccagtgcccaggtagtttggccaatagtaggtcaagaaatattgaatggtgatgtgggtggaggtttccgaggaatacaaataacctccgggttttttcagatttggcgagcatctggaataactagtgaattacaactctattgtaccgccattggcgcattggtctttgcatcgttaatgctttttgctggttggttccattatcacaaagccgcccccaaattggcttggttccaagatgtagaatctatgttaaatcaccacttagcggggttactaggacttgggtctctttcttgggcgggacaccaaatccatgtatctttaccgattaaccaatttctcgacgctggagttgatcctaaagagataccgcttcctcatgaatttatcttgaatcgggaccttttggctcaactttatcccagttttgccgagggagcaaccccctttttcaccttgaattggtcaaaatacgcggaatttcttacttttcgcggaggattggacccaataacaggtggtctatggctgaccgatattgcacaccatcatttagctattgcaattcttttcctgatcgctggtcatatgtatagaacCAACTGGGGCATTGGTCATAGCATTAAAGACATTTTAGAGGCTCATAAAGGTCCATTTACAGGCCAGGGCCATAAAGGACTCTATGAAATCCTAACAACGTCGTGGCATGCTCAATTATCTCTTAACCTGGCTATGTTAGGCTCTTTAACCATTATTGTAGCTCACCATATGTATTCCATGCCTCCCTATCCATACCTAGCTATTGACTATGGTACACAACTTTCGTTGTTCACACATCACATGTGGATCGGTGGGTTTCTCATAGTTGGTGCTGCTGCACATGCAGCAATTTTTATGGTAAGAGATTACGATCCAACTACTCGATACAACGATCTATTAGATCGTGTCCTTAGACACCGCGATGCAATCATATCACATCTTAACTGGGCATGTATATTTCTGGGTTTTCACAGTTTTGGCTTGTATATTCATAATGATACCATGAGCGCTTTAGGGCGTCCACAAGATATGTTTTCAGATACCGCTATACAATTACAACCCATCTTTGCTCAATGGGTACAAAACACCCATGCTTTAGCACCCGGCATAACAGCTCCTGGTGCAACAGCAAGTACCAGCTTAACTTGGGGAGGTGGTGAGTTGGTAGCAGTAGGCGGCAAAGTAGCTTTGTTACCTATTCCATTAGGAACCGCAGACTTCTTAGTCCATCATATTCATGCATTTACGATCCACGTGACTGTATTGATACTACTGAAAGGTGTTCTATTTGCTCGCAGTTCCCGTTTGATACCTGATAAAGCAAATCTTGGTTTTCGTTTTCCTTGTGATGGACCTGGAAGAGGGGGGACATGTCAAGTATCTGCCTGGGATCATGTCTTCTTAGGTCTATTCTGGATGTACAATGCGATTTCCGTAGTTATTTTCCATTTCAGTTGGAAAATGCAGTCGGATGTTTGGGGTACTATAAGTGATCAAGGGGTAGTAACTCATATTACAGGAGGAAACTTTGCGCAGAGTTCCATTACTATTAATGGGTGGCTTCGAGATTTCTTATGGGCACAGGCATCTCAGGTAATTCAGTCTTATGGTTCTTCATTATCTGCATATGGTCTCTTTTTCTTAGGTGCTCATTTTGTCTGGGCTTTCAGTTTAATGTTTCTATTCAGTGGCCGTGGTTATTGGCAAGAACTCATTGAATCCATCGTTTGGGCTCATAACAAATTAAAAGTTGCTCCTGCTACTCAGCCTAGAGCCTTGAGCATTGTACAAGGACGTGCTGTAGGAGTAACCCATTACCTTCTGGGTGGAATTGCCACAACATGGGCATTCTTCTTAGCAAGAATTATTGCAGTAGGATAA